CACCGAGATCTGCGCTACCCAGGAGGCGATGGACGCCCACGAGGAGGCCCGGGTGGCGGAGATGGGCCACACCATCTGGGTGACGGGGTGTTCCAGTTGGTACCTCGACGACCGGGGCATCCCGGCGACGTGGCCCTGGCCCTTCGAGGACTTCCGGGCGGCGATGGCCGCCCCCGACCTCGCCGCCTACGAGCGCCGCTGAGCCACCCGCCGCAGTCCCGCGATCGCCCGGCCACTCTCCGTCCCGGGAGCTGAGGTGATGGCAGGTGCAATGGTGGATTCGATGGCATGAGAACGACCATCGACCGCGCCGGGCGGATCGTGGTGCCGAAGGCCATCCGCGACCGCCTGCAGTTGCTCGGCGGTGGAGAGGTGGAGGTCGAGGAGCGGGACGGTGT
Above is a window of Acidimicrobiales bacterium DNA encoding:
- a CDS encoding AbrB/MazE/SpoVT family DNA-binding domain-containing protein, whose protein sequence is MRTTIDRAGRIVVPKAIRDRLQLLGGGEVEVEERDGVIEITPVPVDMVFADTPEGPVVVSPAGRFAPLG